A DNA window from Nitrospira sp. contains the following coding sequences:
- a CDS encoding Tetratricopeptide repeat protein (MaGe:77310527), whose translation MNRSDRRRQESQQGKTGSAPDSFAIRNLLDQGKRHHRAGQLAEAERNYQLVLNMSPGHPEALHLLGLLAYRVGSFDQAIELITHAIDGTPNSPLYWFNLGVVTQRAGKADAAIHAYERAIALNPKYVDATINLGNVLKDQHRLDAAIATYRNALALNPAHADTHNNLGVALKEQNAVRKAIASYREAIRLKPSHFEAWNNLGLALLETGASEEAIASFQQALSITPTSSKALYNLGIAAMWNGDHADAIARFSQVAKAKHQHGGPVQETTLFRSRLKHDAEQTRLLIERGRLDPSHRAYVDALERLEIALAAAYPAKNRCPADPAALTAIAPSFNRFLYRAPCERLPDGALNPQLDVQAIEARYLGHRPEVTFIDHLLKPEALTALRDFCLESTIWKKDYDNGYLGAFLGDGFATPLLLQIAEELRRAFPSIFKDHRLTQAWAFKQDSARRGLSIHADAAAVNVNFWITPDEANLNPEKGGLVVYDKEAPADWNFAAYNSEQNKPKILEWLAQAGAQTIRVPYRANRAVMFNSDLFHETDDVAFRDDYLSRRINITLLYGYRHQA comes from the coding sequence ATGAATCGTTCAGATCGCCGCCGGCAAGAATCGCAACAGGGCAAAACAGGCTCGGCGCCGGACAGCTTCGCCATTCGCAATCTGCTCGACCAAGGCAAACGTCATCACCGGGCCGGTCAGCTGGCGGAAGCCGAGCGAAATTATCAGCTAGTCCTGAACATGTCGCCAGGCCACCCCGAAGCGCTGCATCTGTTAGGGTTGCTGGCCTATCGTGTCGGCAGTTTCGATCAGGCAATCGAGCTTATTACCCACGCCATCGATGGCACGCCCAACTCCCCGCTGTATTGGTTCAACCTGGGCGTAGTCACGCAACGAGCCGGGAAAGCGGACGCCGCCATCCACGCCTACGAACGGGCCATTGCGCTCAATCCGAAGTATGTGGATGCCACGATCAATCTCGGCAATGTCCTGAAAGACCAGCATCGCCTTGATGCAGCCATTGCGACCTATCGCAACGCGCTGGCGCTCAATCCGGCGCATGCCGACACGCACAACAATCTCGGCGTCGCCCTCAAGGAACAGAACGCCGTCCGGAAGGCCATCGCCTCCTACCGGGAAGCCATCCGGCTCAAGCCATCGCATTTCGAAGCCTGGAATAACCTTGGCCTGGCACTCCTGGAAACGGGCGCGAGCGAAGAGGCCATCGCTTCATTCCAACAGGCCTTGAGCATTACGCCGACATCATCGAAGGCGCTGTACAACCTGGGCATCGCGGCCATGTGGAACGGCGATCACGCCGATGCCATTGCCCGCTTCTCTCAAGTGGCCAAGGCAAAGCACCAGCATGGCGGACCGGTTCAAGAAACCACACTCTTTCGGTCACGCCTGAAACACGATGCCGAACAAACCCGGCTGCTCATTGAGCGTGGCCGCCTCGATCCATCACATCGCGCATACGTTGATGCATTGGAACGATTGGAAATTGCCCTGGCAGCGGCCTACCCCGCGAAAAATCGATGTCCCGCCGATCCAGCGGCGCTCACGGCCATTGCGCCCTCCTTCAATCGATTTCTCTATCGCGCCCCTTGCGAACGGCTGCCGGACGGAGCCCTGAACCCACAGCTCGATGTCCAAGCCATCGAAGCGCGCTACCTCGGGCATCGTCCGGAAGTCACATTTATCGACCACCTGCTCAAGCCGGAGGCCCTGACCGCCCTGCGCGACTTTTGTCTCGAATCCACGATTTGGAAAAAAGACTACGACAACGGTTACCTAGGCGCGTTCCTCGGCGACGGATTCGCCACGCCTCTCCTGCTCCAAATTGCGGAAGAATTGCGCCGCGCCTTTCCCAGCATCTTCAAGGACCACCGGCTCACGCAGGCCTGGGCCTTCAAGCAGGACAGCGCGAGGCGCGGCCTTTCCATCCATGCCGACGCCGCTGCCGTGAATGTGAATTTTTGGATTACCCCAGACGAGGCGAACCTGAATCCCGAGAAAGGCGGACTAGTAGTCTATGACAAAGAAGCCCCGGCGGATTGGAATTTCGCGGCCTATAACAGCGAGCAGAATAAACCGAAGATTCTCGAATGGCTCGCCCAGGCTGGCGCGCAAACGATCCGGGTGCCCTATCGCGCCAACCGCGCCGTGATGTTCAACTCCGACCTCTTTCACGAAACGGACGATGTCGCCTTCCGCGACGACTACCTCAGCCGGCGCATCAACATTACGCTGCTGTACGGCTACCGCCATCAGGCTTAG
- a CDS encoding Ribonuclease VapC (MaGe:77310528) — MVIADTSVWIPFFNRPDSPEKTALDLLIDADEAVLVGVVLAELLQGCRIPSERTVLSDALLALRYYEVTSATWIRTGDLSAQLLRKGVTLPLSDLLIAALALEHDCRVYSLDAHFKKIPGLHLYTPTSI; from the coding sequence ATGGTCATCGCTGACACCTCCGTCTGGATTCCGTTCTTCAATCGCCCGGACTCACCGGAAAAGACCGCCCTCGACTTGCTGATTGATGCCGATGAAGCGGTCTTGGTTGGCGTGGTGCTGGCCGAATTGCTTCAGGGCTGTCGAATCCCCTCTGAACGAACGGTGCTGTCAGACGCCCTCTTGGCGCTGCGGTACTATGAAGTCACCTCCGCTACATGGATACGAACGGGGGACCTTTCGGCACAGCTCCTTCGCAAAGGGGTTACCTTGCCGCTATCAGACCTGCTCATCGCGGCCTTGGCACTTGAGCACGATTGTCGCGTCTATAGCCTGGATGCTCACTTCAAAAAGATTCCTGGGCTGCATCTCTACACACCCACCTCCATCTGA
- a CDS encoding Type II toxin-antitoxin system VapB family antitoxin (MaGe:77310529) gives MRTTLDLNEKLIRELMDVTSAKTKTEAIHQAAKELIRRKKLDQLKSLTGTLSLDLDWKKLEATELRHQASLKRRRHGHR, from the coding sequence ATGCGCACGACGCTGGATCTCAACGAAAAACTTATTCGGGAGCTCATGGACGTGACCTCCGCGAAAACCAAAACCGAGGCGATTCACCAGGCGGCGAAAGAATTGATTCGGAGGAAAAAGCTGGATCAACTCAAGTCCTTGACTGGCACCCTCTCCCTCGACTTGGATTGGAAAAAATTGGAGGCAACCGAGCTTCGCCATCAAGCCTCCTTGAAGCGCCGCCGACATGGTCATCGCTGA
- a CDS encoding hypothetical protein (Evidence 5 : Unknown function; MaGe:77310530) encodes MMGSSVWGGGTVAVPTVKSRVINWAEIGKLLA; translated from the coding sequence GTGATGGGGAGTAGTGTGTGGGGAGGGGGCACAGTGGCTGTGCCTACTGTGAAAAGCCGGGTGATTAATTGGGCTGAAATAGGTAAGCTGCTAGCCTAA
- a CDS encoding hypothetical protein (Evidence 5 : Unknown function; MaGe:77310531) encodes MDAIGSVIDRQLDTWQQRNSLLFGCLAQCVELIEVKLVVIGDDAQPDVRFLQRIDIVAVVKVVITHILEFAVGPGVQMKVCAYPLRPFVKNHTSAVKRLHFSHCSLTENHIKTVTRGTGTSRSIRLAAYLFQPN; translated from the coding sequence GTGGATGCCATTGGCTCCGTCATTGACCGACAACTCGACACCTGGCAACAGCGCAATTCCCTTCTTTTTGGCTGTCTTGCGCAATGCGTTGAACTCATCGAAGTCAAACTTGTTGTGATTGGCGATGACGCCCAGCCGGATGTGCGCTTTCTCCAGCGTATCGACATAGTTGCTGTTGTAAAAGTTGTCATCACCCACATACTTGAATTCGCGGTCGGCCCTGGTGTGCAGATGAAAGTCTGCGCGTATCCACTGCGCCCCTTCGTCAAAAACCATACCTCTGCGGTTAAGCGGTTGCATTTCAGTCATTGCTCCCTCACTGAAAATCACATCAAGACAGTCACACGTGGAACGGGGACTTCGCGTTCCATTAGGCTAGCAGCTTACCTATTTCAGCCCAATTAA